Below is a window of Gemmatimonadota bacterium DNA.
GGAGCCCCGCCGCCTTCTCGGTCACGGCTACCCGCACGGTGCCGCTCGCCCTCGCGGGACTTGGGGTCGCGCTCGCCTTCCGTGCGGGGGTTTGGAACATCGGAGCCGAGGGCCAGATCTACGTGGGGGCGACCGCAGGAGTCTGGATCGGCCTCCTCTGGGCCGGCCCCGCAAGCCGGCTCCCGTTGCTCGCCGCACCGATCATCGTTCTGGGGCTGATTGCCGCCTCCGTAGCCGGCGGCTTGTGGGCACTGGCACCGGCATACCTGCGCGGACGGGGCGTGAACGAGGTGGTGACCACTATCCTGCTCAACTTCGTGGCGGTGCACCTGGTCTCGTTTCTGGTGTCGGGACCGTTGCAGGAGGGCCGCGGCATCTTCCAGCAGACCGACGAGCTCCCCCGCTCACTCCAGTTGCCCATGCTCGTTCCCGAGACCAGGGTTCACGTGGGCGTGCTGGTCGCCTTGGCCGCTGCCGTCGCGCTCTG
It encodes the following:
- a CDS encoding ABC transporter permease, which encodes MVLLAAGGFDPYAAGRALVSGSVGSPAAFSVTATRTVPLALAGLGVALAFRAGVWNIGAEGQIYVGATAGVWIGLLWAGPASRLPLLAAPIIVLGLIAASVAGGLWALAPAYLRGRGVNEVVTTILLNFVAVHLVSFLVSGPLQEGRGIFQQTDELPRSLQLPMLVPETRVHVGVLVALAAAVALWAVYRWAGIGFRVRAVGAAPEVAASAGRMNVLRIGTGAFLVSGTLAGLAGGLEIFGVTYALYSGLSPGWGYTAIAVAILGGLRPFGVLLAAFFFGALEAGGAAMQREAGVPHVWVSVVV